The genomic DNA AAACTACCCAAATCAAGATGTTAGCCAAGTAAAAAAGCGCAAGTCCTTTTGGGGAAAGATAGAAAAATTAGTAACATGACTAGAATATAGATGGTTAAGCTATTATTGCTTTTGCATTTAAGTTCCATTTGATCAAACCTAACTGTAATTCGTGGAACATCTTGTTAAGGAGGCGACCCTGACTTGATGAATCATAACAGCATGAAGAGAAAAACATTTGATGATATAGGtcttgataaatataaattaatctggatttatatttaatcaaaccAACCAAGAATCTGAGATTTACAAAAATTGAATAGAACCAATAGTATATGAGCCAAGCTTCATTCCTATGTATATTCTTTACCAGCCACACCCATTATAAGTTGTTGTTTAGACATCACTCTAATTATATCTTCTTAAGCAGTTTATTAGGTTGGGTGCATGAATCAGGAGGGTGGTGTTAGCTTTTTCCAGTAATAAATCTTGATTTTAAGAAACAAAACAAGACAATTTATTAGATTGTTGTTTTGTCAAAAAGGTTAATCATCTTTAAAATCATCCACATCCTTATAGGGAAAAGAAATTACTTAGGGTGAAGATGACTTTTCTCGGTTAAAAGATGTAAATTGGAAGATACTATCTAATATTTCATGGCATGTACAAAGTAATTTAAAGAGAATGaatttgtttccaaataaattaCATACCTGTAATATTATATGATAGATGTAGTGCTTCCTTTAAGAGCCAATGCTTAAGCCGCGAGAGGGTTCCTTTTATGGAGAGCTTTCGTCTACTATCATCATCGCAGAATACAATACCAATATAACCTTTAGCATGAACTTCTTCAATTGTTGTATCATTAGCAATGGCTtgtaaatacataataaataagaaGATATTCTTCTTGCAACACTCATTAATACATACACACACTTCATTTTGGATTTCCCTACTTTGAATCTGCAAAAGTTGCAATTGACGGAATGCTTTGTTCATACCAAAACAAGTTGTCAGGATCAACAGATGTTTTGACACGAACCAGGCGATCGAAATTGCCCTTGAAGTACTTAGTCCCCCATATGTTGGCTTCAGAGTAGCttgatcttcttccattttCATTGATACCCAGGTCGACATCTCTGTAGTTCAAGTATGAAGATCTAGGTGATTCAGAGACATAAGGTGTCATATAATCATAAAGGTTCCTAATCAAGCTAAGGTAATGAGCATCAGCATCATTCCCTTCCTCTTTCCAGTTTACTGAATACTGGATTTTGTACAGGTTTCCTTCTCTGTGAGGAAATGGAGTTTCAAACTCCGATATCTCGCTCATCCTTCCTCCATAGGGATTGAATGTCATCACCGGCTTCTTCAGTTCCATCATTTTCTTCCATATCCCTTCAAGATCACCTATGCTGATAGGTCTTTGCACGTAATCTGATTTCTTCTTGAGAAACTTCTCTGAGCTAGGCATTCTGTCGAGCAGTACTTGTGTGGATGTCCCCATGGGATAATTTGACCAGAAAAGAACTGATTCAATCCAATTCATCTCCTTGCAGTCATGAATTTGCAGACCCAATTCAGGAAAACTTTGATTCATGATACCCATCAATCTGTCTGCACTCCCCAGAAACAATGTGACGAATTTCGCCTTAACCGTCTTCAGGCCTTTCTTCTCAGACGGCATCACCACCACTCTTATGAAAAGGTCATTGTCGGTTTGGCTCGCAACATGTTGCCATTTATGAACCATCTCCGTTGCACCTTCCTCCACTGTCCTCTCCACTTTGAAGACAGTAACAATTTCAGGGACACGAACCAGCTTGATTTTCCATGACAAGATAACACCAAAACTAGCCCCACCTCCCCCTCTTATTGCCCAGAAGAGATCTTCCCCCATTGACTCTCTGTCAAGCAATCGTCCATAAGCATCGATCATTTTAGCATCCACGATTTGATCAACGGTCAGCCCATATTTCCTCATCATGTTGCCGTACCCGGCTCCACTGAAATGACCTCCAGCTCCGACAGTGGGACAGACACCAGCAGGAAAGCCATGGATCTTACTCTTCTCGTAAATCCCATAATAAACCTCTCCAAGTGTGGCGCCGGATCCGACCCAAACCGTCTCGGTTTCCATATCGACATCCACCGATCTGAGGTTGAACATGTCTATAAGCACAAATGGGAACTCCGACACATACGACAGGCCGTCGTAGTCGTGGCCTCCGCTCCTGATCCTGATCTGGAAATCATGTGATCTAGCGCAAATAATTGCGGCTTGGACATGAGAGAAATGGGTGGGCGTAATTATGAAGGAAGGCTTCCGGGTAGCCGGCGTGGCGAATCGGAGATTCCGAATGTAGGATTCAAGAACGGAGGAAAATGAAGAATTGGTTGGAGCATAGGTGACGGAAAGTATTGGTTGAGATGGGTCAGAATTTTGAGTTAAACAGTGGAGAAAGTCATCGTCTTCTTCGTGCAGTGGGGTTGAGTTAATCATGGAGATCAGTGACCagagatgaaagatgaagaattttgatttcatttatgTAGCTTCCAAAAAATATCTTTCTTACAAAGCTtgatcaataaataattttttatttggatcCTAACACCTAAAGTCATAACCCCTTCATATAAAATTCTTATAGATTgcatttatgaattttaaaaccacATTCAAACTACTACAAAGTTATGTTTTGGGTATTGTTGATGATTGATTACACAGTATAAAtcaatgaaatttaaatattattcgcACCCATCTTCTTAGACAAGATCCAACCGGTACTCCAATGGCGGGTCATTTTTTATCAGTTGTGACTCCGACGACAACATTGGTCACCTGCAAATTAACCATATCAAGTCTTTTTCATCCTTCATCAACAGAGAAAACAGTAAATAAGAATCCTTACCAATTTGCCACTTTCATCAACCGTCATTGGATTCTCAACAACCACTGTTTGGTGGTGCGTTTGAGGCTGAGACATtggcggtggtggtggtggttgcTGCTGGCAtagatttttgaaaacaaataaataactattttgaaACCAAATGCACATAAATGAAAACTTACTGTCGTCCCATTATTATGCATAGGAATGGGGATCCTGAAATTTTCCATCTGCAATGCAATAAATAATACAGAGATCGAATGAGGACTgatattcaaattcaaaatcaaacaatgcATCCCACTAAGAAGAATTTGAAGTATACTCACGTTTGCATTAGTAATATAATGACAAATTGCACATTTTACAGATGGAGCTCCATAAGTATACATCAACAAAGTATGACAGTTCCCACAGTTGATATGAGCTAGCTGACATGATGCTGCAACATCGAGATATATTTATATCGGCAACGATAAAGATCATGATCAAGATCGAGATAAGCAAATTGCACTACCTGAGGCGATGTTGACCGTTTGACAGCAAGAACATCTAACACTCGCTGCGCCACGAGCATACATGAGCAGTATATTGCAGCCTCCGCATACAAGCTGGGACATATCCATTCCtgcattttcaaaattaagcaaaAGAAAAACAGAGTAAATGTTGAAAGAAAGATTATAGTGATTCATTACCAGGAGGAGGAACTGTAGTGATGGCATTACAGAGTGCACAACATACATTTGTTGCTCCTCTTGGATAAAGTAGAATGCTCCTACAACCACTACAAACAAGTTGGCTCTGCATATTGCTTTCTCTAAACACACCCCTTCAAACACTCTGTAAACAATATTATGTACAGAAATCTTGGTCATTTCATAAACTTTTCAAGAAAGTCCATACATTTAGGAAAGTAATCAATAAAGATCGTTTAGGGTTCTTATGGTAACCCAATTGGAATCATAAGCAGACAATCAAATTGGCAGAAACATTGAAACAACGATGAGGGAAATCGTTTAAGGGTTGTTAGGAAAAAGAAGAATTGATTACCTGTAATAGAATAAGGGTTATGGAGGACGATGAGGGGGAATGGGAACCTCCAAAAGCTCAATCCACATAGGAGGAAAGATACAGATTCGATGAAACCAAGAGATATCCGACGAGAGAATGGATGAAAGAAAGTGATGTATGAACGGTGTGAGAGGAAGACGCAGGAATGATTCGAAGATGGgtcaatttcttcttttttcttcctGCTGTTTCTTCCTCTCCGCTCATAAACGAAAGAGATTTCTTTCCAAAAGctttttcactttttttctGTTTGATCGAATATCTCCCCCCACCAAATATTTGACGATTATATTGATGATCAAAACTCAAATTGGCCCCTacacttaattatattaatctattctaaattttaacGAGATATTAGAAATAGGGATGATAATAGGGCGGTTTAACGCGGGAAATGTATTTATCGTTCTGTCccgtttttattttgattttttttaatatcatctttGTTACTTTCGATTTCTGAGAATCGATAccgtttataaataatttttttaatataatacatattttaatatattaaaattttatattattataaagaaataaaatataataaataaatatatcggtgattttatatatttaattgtatttatagtGTTCAGGGCAAATCGGGATAAGATCGGGGCGGggaacacaaatatcattcatGCCCCATTCTTGTTCGATTTGGGAGAAAAACTGTCCCCAAACAGGACAATTCGATTTGGTTACCGCGGCGGTTTTAAATTGTCATACTTAATTGGAAATGATACTAAGATGGAatggaagagaaaatgaataaataaaaaacaaataacttactctttaataaaacaaacaaataaaataaaaataacacaaataaacaaatatcaaaCTAGCCCTAAGAAATATATTAGGAGAATCCAAAGAGATTATagcaattttaaataataaaaaatgacattgatcacatatatactaataaaataaaacaatatatgcAACATTAAATGATTGCAGGACCACTCTTCCTAACATGTACGTTCCTCCCACATTTTCCTATGATTGCTTAAAAAGACAATTATTTCTGTATTCATATTCT from Impatiens glandulifera chromosome 9, dImpGla2.1, whole genome shotgun sequence includes the following:
- the LOC124913856 gene encoding protein LSD1-like isoform X2; its protein translation is MQSQLVCSGCRSILLYPRGATNVCCALCNAITTVPPPGMDMSQLVCGGCNILLMYARGAASVRCSCCQTVNIASASCQLAHINCGNCHTLLMYTYGAPSVKCAICHYITNANMENFRIPIPMHNNGTTQPPPPPPMSQPQTHHQTVVVENPMTVDESGKLVTNVVVGVTTDKK
- the LOC124913855 gene encoding berberine bridge enzyme-like 8, encoding MKSKFFIFHLWSLISMINSTPLHEEDDDFLHCLTQNSDPSQPILSVTYAPTNSSFSSVLESYIRNLRFATPATRKPSFIITPTHFSHVQAAIICARSHDFQIRIRSGGHDYDGLSYVSEFPFVLIDMFNLRSVDVDMETETVWVGSGATLGEVYYGIYEKSKIHGFPAGVCPTVGAGGHFSGAGYGNMMRKYGLTVDQIVDAKMIDAYGRLLDRESMGEDLFWAIRGGGGASFGVILSWKIKLVRVPEIVTVFKVERTVEEGATEMVHKWQHVASQTDNDLFIRVVVMPSEKKGLKTVKAKFVTLFLGSADRLMGIMNQSFPELGLQIHDCKEMNWIESVLFWSNYPMGTSTQVLLDRMPSSEKFLKKKSDYVQRPISIGDLEGIWKKMMELKKPVMTFNPYGGRMSEISEFETPFPHREGNLYKIQYSVNWKEEGNDADAHYLSLIRNLYDYMTPYVSESPRSSYLNYRDVDLGINENGRRSSYSEANIWGTKYFKGNFDRLVRVKTSVDPDNLFWYEQSIPSIATFADSK
- the LOC124913856 gene encoding protein LSD1-like isoform X1, with product MQSQLVCSGCRSILLYPRGATNVCCALCNAITTVPPPGMDMSQLVCGGCNILLMYARGAASVRCSCCQTVNIASASCQLAHINCGNCHTLLMYTYGAPSVKCAICHYITNANMENFRIPIPMHNNGTTQQPPPPPPMSQPQTHHQTVVVENPMTVDESGKLVTNVVVGVTTDKK